One window of Aliarcobacter lanthieri genomic DNA carries:
- a CDS encoding helix-turn-helix domain-containing protein: MSSNFMLNDMNSFYDTNFIKDYSITFPKNSGIMMCEKNIVNDDILIYKTEVKANEELSISSDSKVDSLIINIVLDGKISYIDNNLDKIETLNKNETYIKYIDDYKSTTIVDKNSFSKGLAISIKNSFLEKHLSSNKYLLEELQNHKKNSNLTTIIHKKDSQINIKLANELFNSPFYSDLHNIYIQSKVLELIYNQFSALLNDKNKLLLFNDRIKLSSEDLDALHKARDIILSQEFPDISTLSRKVALNEFKLKYGFKQLFNTTPGQMILEQRMLCAKNLLETSEYSISEISNLVGYKHQQSFTNAFVRFFNIRPKDIMVQRKYYY; this comes from the coding sequence ATGTCAAGTAATTTTATGTTAAATGATATGAATAGTTTTTATGACACTAATTTTATAAAAGATTATTCTATAACTTTTCCTAAAAATAGTGGAATAATGATGTGTGAAAAAAATATAGTAAATGATGATATCCTTATTTATAAAACTGAAGTTAAAGCTAATGAAGAATTATCAATTTCATCTGATTCTAAAGTTGATAGTTTAATTATAAATATTGTATTAGATGGTAAAATTTCATATATAGATAATAATCTTGATAAAATAGAAACACTTAATAAAAATGAAACATATATAAAATATATAGATGATTATAAATCAACAACTATTGTTGATAAAAATAGTTTTTCAAAAGGCTTAGCAATATCTATAAAAAATAGTTTTTTAGAAAAACATTTGTCTTCAAATAAATATTTGTTAGAAGAGTTACAAAATCATAAAAAAAATTCAAATTTAACTACAATTATTCATAAAAAAGATAGTCAAATAAATATAAAACTTGCAAATGAACTTTTTAATTCTCCATTTTATAGTGATTTACATAATATTTATATCCAAAGTAAGGTTTTAGAACTAATTTATAATCAATTTAGTGCTTTATTAAATGATAAAAATAAATTATTATTATTCAATGATAGAATAAAACTTTCAAGTGAAGATTTAGATGCTTTACATAAAGCAAGAGATATTATATTATCTCAAGAATTTCCAGATATATCAACTTTATCAAGAAAAGTAGCACTTAATGAATTTAAACTAAAATATGGATTTAAACAACTTTTTAATACAACTCCAGGACAAATGATATTAGAACAAAGAATGTTATGTGCTAAAAATCTACTTGAAACAAGTGAATATTCTATATCAGAAATTTCAAATCTTGTTGGATATAAACATCAACAAAGCTTTACAAATGCATTTGTTAGATTTTTTAATATACGACCAAAAGATATTATGGTTCAAAGAAAGTATTACTATTAA
- a CDS encoding SDR family NAD(P)-dependent oxidoreductase has protein sequence MQNILITGCSSGIGLETALFLKDKNIKVYASARDEKDVKMLKNLGLITFKIDVRNKDDISFALNEILKQDKKLDCVFNNAGFGQPGAVEDISVEALKEQFDTNFFGLHEVTIQAMKIFRTQGYGKLIQHSSVLGIISLRFRGAYNASKYAIEGICDTLRLETMNSNIFISTINTGPVTSKFRENSLNNFIKNINIRNSFWKDTYEKELKTRLESKDDRGTFTLPPKSVAQIVLKIINSKKPKPRYYVTKATHILGFAKRVLSQSWLDKLLVKI, from the coding sequence ATGCAAAATATATTAATTACTGGATGCTCAAGTGGAATTGGACTTGAAACAGCACTTTTTTTAAAAGATAAAAATATAAAAGTTTATGCAAGTGCAAGAGATGAAAAAGATGTGAAAATGCTTAAAAATTTAGGTTTAATTACTTTTAAAATAGATGTTAGAAACAAAGATGATATAAGTTTTGCTTTAAATGAAATTTTGAAACAAGATAAAAAATTAGATTGTGTTTTCAATAATGCTGGATTTGGACAACCAGGAGCAGTTGAAGATATAAGTGTAGAAGCTTTAAAAGAGCAATTTGATACAAACTTCTTTGGACTTCATGAAGTAACTATCCAAGCAATGAAAATATTTAGAACTCAAGGATATGGTAAACTAATACAACATAGCTCTGTTTTAGGAATAATCTCTTTAAGATTTCGTGGAGCTTATAATGCAAGTAAATATGCTATTGAAGGAATTTGTGATACTTTAAGACTAGAAACTATGAATAGTAATATTTTTATAAGTACGATTAACACAGGTCCTGTTACTTCAAAATTTAGAGAAAATTCATTAAATAATTTTATAAAAAATATAAATATAAGAAATAGTTTTTGGAAAGATACTTATGAAAAAGAGTTAAAAACAAGACTTGAGAGTAAAGATGATAGAGGAACTTTTACACTTCCACCAAAAAGTGTTGCACAGATTGTATTAAAAATAATAAATAGTAAAAAACCTAAACCAAGATATTATGTAACAAAAGCAACACATATTTTAGGTTTTGCAAAAAGAGTTTTATCTCAAAGTTGGCTTGACAAACTTCTTGTAAAAATATAA
- a CDS encoding TIGR02757 family protein, whose protein sequence is MMQNDKELKELLDIEVNNRNNSFELSYEKPDPLLIAKRQSDEFAILLCALFAYGNAKQIVKFLDSLDFSLLNESEEKIEKVLKNHYYRFQNSTDIITVFKTFIRLKQENSLEDLFYKGYKNENNILEGIDFVIQKIKEKSNYSSQGFDFLVGNPLKRDKKGFIKEIGNAPYKRWNMFLRWMVRKDSLDLGIWKNIDKKDLILPLDTHTFNVSLKLGLLNRQTYDLKSALLITQKLKEFDELDPIKYDFAIYRLGQEKVI, encoded by the coding sequence ATTATGCAAAATGATAAAGAGTTAAAAGAACTTTTGGATATAGAAGTAAATAATAGAAATAATAGTTTCGAATTAAGTTATGAAAAACCAGACCCATTACTTATTGCAAAAAGACAAAGTGATGAATTTGCAATACTTTTATGTGCTTTATTTGCTTATGGAAATGCAAAACAAATAGTTAAATTCTTAGATAGTTTGGATTTCTCCCTTTTAAATGAGAGTGAAGAAAAAATTGAAAAAGTACTTAAAAATCACTATTATAGATTTCAAAATAGTACTGATATTATAACAGTTTTTAAAACCTTTATAAGATTAAAACAAGAAAATTCTTTAGAAGATTTATTTTATAAAGGTTATAAGAATGAAAATAATATTTTAGAAGGTATTGATTTTGTGATACAGAAGATAAAAGAAAAATCAAATTATTCTTCTCAAGGTTTTGATTTTTTAGTAGGGAATCCATTAAAAAGAGACAAAAAAGGATTTATAAAAGAGATTGGAAATGCTCCATATAAAAGATGGAATATGTTTTTACGTTGGATGGTTAGAAAAGATAGTCTTGATTTGGGAATTTGGAAAAATATAGATAAAAAAGATTTGATTTTACCACTTGATACTCATACTTTCAATGTATCTTTGAAATTAGGACTTTTAAATAGACAAACTTATGATTTAAAATCTGCACTTTTAATAACACAAAAATTAAAAGAATTCGATGAACTTGATCCAATAAAATATGATTTTGCTATATATAGGCTAGGACAAGAGAAAGTTATTTAA
- a CDS encoding DoxX family protein codes for MRSLESFLARVLGEDIGKLILRLTLGILMLFHGLNKLNGIDGIKSLVVNNGFPEFFAYGVYLGEIIIPILIIVGLYTRISSFIYAMTMLFAIYLAHSTQIFAFNEKTGGLAIELQLLFMFGAIALMFLGAGRISADKR; via the coding sequence ATGAGAAGTTTAGAAAGTTTTTTAGCTAGAGTTTTAGGTGAAGATATTGGTAAATTAATATTACGATTAACACTTGGTATTTTAATGCTTTTTCATGGTCTAAATAAATTAAATGGAATAGATGGAATTAAATCTTTAGTTGTTAATAATGGATTCCCAGAATTTTTTGCTTATGGTGTTTATCTAGGAGAAATTATTATTCCTATTTTAATCATAGTTGGACTTTATACAAGAATAAGTAGTTTTATATATGCTATGACAATGTTATTTGCTATTTATTTAGCTCACTCAACACAAATATTCGCATTCAATGAAAAAACTGGTGGACTAGCTATTGAATTACAATTATTATTTATGTTTGGAGCAATTGCTTTAATGTTCTTAGGAGCAGGAAGAATAAGTGCAGATAAGAGATAA
- a CDS encoding LysR substrate-binding domain-containing protein produces the protein MTLKELNFFYKLSENPQVTQVANELNISQSAISLAIKSLENSLNEQLFDRVGKKLILNEKGRYFKEKTFLHYLALIDAQNIFQKNKLAGNIKIASSKTISNYIMPNIYFDFISKYKDVKLDILNINSTEIIDKISKGTLDIGLIEVDTQNNSLVKEKLADDELIVVTSDEQQAKLVFIDNIRKKWILRESGSGTREIFIDNIGEISKELNIFMELQDFEEIKTIILNNKDTVTALSKVIVQKEIETKKLYKIDLKNLKFKREFYLIYNKEKAKNLLFNTFKEFIKNRFK, from the coding sequence TTGACTTTAAAAGAATTAAATTTTTTTTATAAACTCAGTGAAAATCCACAAGTTACACAAGTAGCAAATGAATTAAACATAAGCCAATCAGCAATTTCACTTGCTATAAAATCACTTGAGAATAGTCTAAATGAACAACTTTTTGATAGAGTTGGTAAAAAGTTAATTTTGAATGAGAAAGGTAGATATTTTAAAGAGAAAACATTTTTACATTATCTAGCACTAATTGATGCACAAAATATTTTTCAAAAAAATAAACTTGCAGGAAATATAAAAATTGCTTCAAGTAAAACTATATCAAACTACATAATGCCAAATATTTATTTTGATTTTATATCAAAATATAAAGATGTGAAACTTGATATTTTAAATATAAATTCAACTGAAATTATAGATAAAATATCAAAAGGTACACTAGATATTGGACTTATTGAAGTAGATACGCAAAATAATAGTTTAGTAAAAGAAAAATTAGCAGATGATGAATTAATAGTTGTAACAAGTGATGAACAACAAGCAAAACTAGTCTTTATTGATAATATAAGAAAGAAGTGGATTCTAAGAGAAAGTGGTAGTGGAACAAGAGAAATATTTATTGATAATATAGGAGAAATATCAAAAGAATTAAACATATTTATGGAATTACAAGATTTTGAAGAAATAAAAACTATTATATTAAACAATAAAGATACAGTAACCGCTCTATCAAAAGTCATAGTTCAAAAAGAAATAGAAACCAAAAAGTTATATAAAATTGATTTAAAGAATTTAAAATTTAAAAGAGAATTTTACTTAATATATAACAAAGAAAAAGCTAAAAACTTGTTATTCAATACCTTTAAAGAGTTTATAAAAAATAGATTTAAATAG
- a CDS encoding YeiH family protein translates to MKTNKSEIINTIYGILFVTIISLFATFISNIDLFIKLGISPLIIGIILGIIYANILKKRFNHINNGIIFCTKYILRLGIILYGFRLTFQNLFEVGLNGIFVAFFIVLFTFVFGYIIGTKILKMDTELTILCSAGSSICGAAAVMATSSVLKNEAYKSAIAVSFVVIFGTIGMFLYPFLQKMGVLGFTSSEAGIYFGAILHEVAHVVGASNTLGDVVSNNAIIEKMIRVIFLVPFLIFLSLWLLKINFHNKKEKSKIVIPWFAIFFILLIGFNSLDLLDKNIVETINFIDTFALTMAMSALGMETSFDKFRNIGIKPFILSFILFIWLSIFGFFLIKLLF, encoded by the coding sequence ATGAAAACTAATAAATCAGAAATTATAAATACTATTTATGGAATATTGTTTGTAACAATTATTTCTTTATTTGCAACATTTATATCTAATATTGATTTATTTATTAAATTAGGTATAAGTCCTTTAATCATTGGAATAATTTTAGGAATAATATATGCAAATATTTTAAAGAAAAGATTTAATCATATTAATAATGGAATAATTTTTTGTACAAAATATATTTTACGATTAGGAATTATTTTATATGGATTTAGACTTACATTTCAAAATTTATTTGAAGTAGGGCTTAATGGTATCTTTGTAGCTTTTTTTATAGTTTTATTTACTTTTGTCTTTGGATATATTATTGGAACAAAAATATTAAAAATGGATACAGAACTTACTATTTTATGTAGTGCTGGAAGTTCTATTTGTGGTGCAGCAGCAGTAATGGCAACTTCAAGTGTTTTGAAAAATGAAGCATATAAAAGTGCGATTGCTGTATCTTTTGTAGTAATTTTTGGAACTATTGGAATGTTTTTATATCCATTTTTACAAAAAATGGGAGTTCTTGGTTTTACAAGTAGTGAAGCTGGTATTTATTTTGGTGCAATATTACATGAAGTAGCACATGTTGTAGGAGCTAGTAATACTTTAGGTGATGTAGTTTCAAATAATGCAATTATTGAAAAGATGATAAGAGTTATATTTTTAGTTCCTTTTTTAATATTTTTATCTCTATGGCTTTTAAAAATAAATTTTCATAATAAAAAAGAAAAATCAAAAATTGTAATTCCTTGGTTTGCTATATTTTTTATTTTGCTTATTGGTTTTAACTCTTTAGATTTATTAGATAAAAATATAGTAGAAACTATAAATTTTATAGATACATTTGCATTGACTATGGCAATGAGTGCTTTAGGAATGGAAACAAGTTTTGATAAATTTAGAAATATTGGAATAAAGCCTTTTATATTATCATTTATATTATTTATTTGGTTAAGTATTTTTGGATTTTTTTTAATTAAACTATTATTTTAA
- a CDS encoding DUF6796 family protein yields the protein MINNKVKISIFLGIIAALCWTIADILLVGFVPNIELYSSFIDKLPENFNSNLAILMLDGSPNRLMWGVYFATFSVFLYLLSVYGIKELLVKNILSKIVVLSLFIGYATSPVGHTGFAYIGLLSQNMQANNTEVISAQINLFEQFEQLLNVHWVISVFFSALGWLLLQIQILSKQTILNRWIILVNPIIIAPLIAIICSLFPTNNIAVLFGCASLNISQLVFFFVVFIVLNKRY from the coding sequence ATGATAAATAATAAAGTTAAGATTAGTATATTTTTAGGTATTATTGCTGCTTTATGTTGGACAATTGCAGATATACTTTTAGTAGGATTTGTTCCAAATATTGAATTATATAGTTCTTTTATAGATAAACTTCCAGAGAATTTTAACTCAAATTTAGCAATTTTAATGTTAGATGGTTCTCCAAATAGATTAATGTGGGGAGTTTATTTTGCAACATTTAGTGTATTTTTGTATTTATTGTCTGTTTATGGAATTAAAGAGTTATTAGTAAAAAATATATTAAGTAAAATTGTAGTTTTATCGTTATTTATAGGATATGCAACTTCACCTGTTGGACATACCGGTTTTGCATATATTGGATTATTATCACAAAATATGCAAGCCAATAATACTGAAGTTATATCAGCACAAATAAATTTATTTGAACAATTTGAACAACTATTAAATGTTCATTGGGTTATTTCTGTATTCTTTAGTGCATTGGGATGGTTATTATTACAAATACAAATTTTGTCAAAACAAACTATTCTTAATAGATGGATTATTTTAGTAAACCCAATAATAATTGCACCTTTAATAGCTATTATTTGTTCTTTATTTCCTACAAATAATATTGCTGTTCTGTTTGGTTGTGCATCTTTAAATATATCTCAATTAGTATTTTTCTTTGTTGTATTTATAGTGCTAAATAAAAGGTATTAA
- a CDS encoding phosphate/phosphite/phosphonate ABC transporter substrate-binding protein, with the protein MSKKPIVVGSVAYDPKIVTIWDIIRDYFNDNGVRLDYMLFSNYEAQIEYLLSGKIDIAWNTNVAWVRTYKLSNHKAQALLMRDTDIDFKSVFIAKSKSDIKSIQDLKGKKFGLGSVDSAQAAILPLKYLQNELGENIKDIELIRYNSDLGKHGDTGRSEFDVLEDIKNGKLDAGAIGISTWVRILEEGLFPAGEIESFYTSEGYCHCNFTVLESLDENIKKTFVDMLLKQDPNDQIIKKMMQLEGLNKWVVTTQEELKGYDILTQAMKEQDLIKNNW; encoded by the coding sequence ATGAGTAAAAAACCAATAGTTGTAGGTTCAGTTGCTTATGACCCAAAAATAGTAACAATTTGGGATATTATAAGAGATTATTTTAATGATAATGGTGTAAGACTTGATTATATGCTTTTTTCAAACTATGAAGCACAAATTGAATATTTATTAAGTGGAAAAATTGATATTGCTTGGAATACAAATGTTGCATGGGTTAGAACCTATAAACTTAGTAATCATAAAGCACAAGCACTTTTAATGAGAGATACAGATATTGATTTTAAATCAGTATTCATTGCAAAGTCAAAAAGTGATATAAAATCTATTCAAGATTTAAAAGGAAAAAAATTTGGACTGGGAAGTGTAGATTCTGCACAAGCAGCAATTTTACCTTTAAAATATTTACAAAATGAATTAGGTGAAAATATTAAAGATATTGAACTAATTAGATATAACTCTGATTTAGGGAAACATGGAGATACAGGAAGAAGTGAATTTGATGTTCTTGAAGATATAAAGAATGGAAAACTTGATGCTGGTGCAATTGGTATTAGCACATGGGTTAGAATACTTGAAGAAGGACTCTTTCCAGCAGGTGAAATAGAGTCTTTTTATACAAGCGAGGGTTATTGCCATTGTAATTTTACAGTATTAGAAAGTTTAGATGAAAATATCAAAAAAACTTTTGTAGATATGCTTTTAAAACAAGATCCAAATGACCAAATAATTAAAAAAATGATGCAGCTTGAAGGTTTAAATAAATGGGTAGTTACAACTCAAGAAGAATTAAAAGGGTACGATATTTTAACTCAAGCTATGAAAGAACAGGATTTAATAAAAAATAATTGGTAA
- a CDS encoding acyl-CoA dehydrogenase family protein — translation MSNLYNEMLEFAKQNIAPYTKEIDDESKFPVDSFKAIKNKKLTGLLVPKEFGGMGLGFYEHTQTILAFANYCATTALCYMMHNVATNCLATHGSDELKKEILPKIANGEVMLALAYSESGTGTHFYIPEIKVTKDEQTLFMNGRKSFVTSAEYADYYLIDANSFDNIGLDNWIVSKELAGVSFEHSAWNGLGMKGNASCPMILNNVKIDEKYRIGTSGTGLDQIMNTVGPFFIIGLAAVYSGVAINACNTIIEYSMNRKYSDNSALCNIPTVQNHLADIYTKSTSAKFFTLSASKSVIEADPAALANVIAARLNASEIAVDVCTKAMKIGGGTAYAKRLTIERLLRDSLAAQVMAPSTDVLTTWLGKALTNQEII, via the coding sequence ATGTCAAATTTATATAATGAAATGCTAGAGTTTGCAAAGCAAAATATAGCACCATATACAAAAGAGATTGATGATGAATCAAAATTTCCAGTTGATAGTTTTAAAGCAATAAAAAATAAAAAATTAACTGGTTTATTAGTACCAAAAGAGTTTGGTGGAATGGGACTTGGATTTTACGAACATACGCAAACTATTTTAGCTTTTGCAAACTATTGTGCAACAACTGCTTTATGTTATATGATGCATAATGTTGCTACAAATTGCTTAGCAACTCATGGAAGTGATGAATTAAAAAAAGAGATTTTACCAAAAATTGCAAATGGTGAAGTAATGTTAGCTTTAGCATATAGTGAAAGTGGTACAGGAACTCACTTTTATATTCCAGAAATTAAAGTTACAAAAGATGAACAAACTTTATTTATGAATGGAAGAAAAAGCTTTGTAACTTCAGCAGAATATGCTGATTATTATTTAATTGATGCTAACTCTTTTGATAATATTGGTTTAGATAACTGGATAGTTTCAAAAGAATTAGCAGGAGTTAGTTTTGAACACTCTGCTTGGAATGGACTTGGAATGAAGGGAAATGCTTCTTGTCCAATGATATTAAATAATGTAAAAATAGATGAAAAATATAGAATTGGAACTTCAGGAACTGGATTAGATCAAATTATGAATACAGTTGGTCCATTTTTTATTATAGGATTAGCTGCAGTTTATAGTGGAGTTGCTATAAATGCTTGTAACACAATTATTGAATATTCAATGAATAGAAAATATAGTGATAATTCTGCACTTTGTAATATTCCAACAGTTCAAAATCATTTAGCTGATATTTATACAAAATCAACAAGTGCAAAGTTTTTTACTCTTAGTGCTTCTAAAAGTGTAATTGAAGCAGATCCAGCAGCATTAGCAAATGTAATTGCAGCAAGATTGAATGCTTCTGAAATTGCAGTTGATGTTTGTACAAAAGCTATGAAGATTGGTGGAGGGACAGCTTATGCAAAAAGATTAACTATAGAGCGACTTTTAAGAGATTCTCTAGCAGCACAAGTTATGGCACCAAGCACTGATGTTCTTACTACATGGCTTGGAAAAGCTTTAACAAACCAAGAAATAATTTAA
- a CDS encoding ferritin-like domain-containing protein, which produces MNNLKHCISIFTGELPPSKALFLKLENTFLLANSYEIIEIVSQKANIETELRGWANLRGHLYLGRENLKQQYSYKIQKIKPNSFSKKASWNKKMQGIDTSNPKLKDLNLSEEILDIAPHNNGLLTRGIIVEENSPIYDFELSYKEQVWSNPVSILYEEGKNLQWNATTDIPWNEIPELNPILEKAICQIMTYLVENEFSALYIPAKFISKINPYYMEVPLFLSSLMNDEARHIEVFTKRANANGGGFQYSSEVTQRSLFSLFKEDDYIKSSFLLHVMGEGTFVDLLSFLEKYMPDDATKKIIRLAKRDEMRHVSYGIEHVKSAIEQNPKRINALKNTAFKRKEFMDEINGESSMLLEALAILASGSDEPNAYKKGFDLVEELKEKMNENRVKRLVNIGIDEDLANDISKAHTPNFM; this is translated from the coding sequence TTGAATAACCTAAAACACTGTATATCTATATTTACAGGCGAATTACCACCATCAAAAGCTTTATTCTTAAAACTTGAAAATACATTTTTACTTGCAAATTCCTATGAAATAATTGAAATTGTTTCACAAAAAGCAAATATTGAAACTGAACTTCGTGGATGGGCAAACTTAAGAGGTCATCTATATTTAGGAAGAGAAAATCTAAAACAACAATACTCGTATAAAATACAAAAAATTAAACCTAATAGTTTCTCTAAAAAAGCTTCTTGGAATAAAAAAATGCAAGGTATAGATACTTCAAATCCAAAATTAAAAGATTTGAATTTAAGTGAAGAGATACTTGATATTGCACCACATAACAATGGACTTCTTACGAGGGGAATTATAGTTGAAGAGAATAGTCCAATTTATGATTTTGAACTTTCATATAAAGAACAAGTGTGGTCAAATCCTGTGTCAATTCTATATGAAGAAGGTAAAAATTTACAATGGAATGCTACAACAGATATTCCTTGGAATGAAATTCCAGAATTAAATCCTATTTTAGAAAAAGCTATTTGTCAGATTATGACTTATTTAGTTGAAAATGAATTTTCTGCTTTATATATTCCTGCAAAATTTATAAGTAAAATAAATCCATATTATATGGAAGTTCCGTTATTCTTATCATCACTAATGAATGATGAAGCAAGACATATAGAAGTTTTTACAAAAAGAGCAAATGCTAATGGTGGAGGTTTTCAATACTCTAGTGAAGTTACACAACGGTCACTTTTTTCACTATTCAAAGAAGATGATTATATAAAAAGTTCTTTTTTACTTCATGTTATGGGAGAAGGAACTTTTGTAGATTTATTAAGCTTTTTAGAAAAATATATGCCAGATGATGCAACAAAAAAAATTATAAGGCTTGCTAAAAGAGATGAAATGAGACATGTTTCTTATGGAATTGAACATGTAAAATCTGCTATAGAACAAAATCCAAAAAGAATTAATGCTCTAAAAAACACTGCATTTAAAAGAAAAGAGTTTATGGATGAAATAAATGGAGAATCATCTATGCTACTTGAAGCTTTAGCAATATTAGCTAGTGGAAGTGATGAACCAAATGCATATAAAAAAGGGTTTGATTTAGTTGAAGAGTTAAAAGAAAAGATGAATGAAAATAGAGTAAAAAGATTGGTAAATATAGGTATAGATGAAGATTTAGCAAATGATATTTCCAAAGCACACACACCAAATTTTATGTAA
- a CDS encoding DsbC family protein, whose product MYKILVACLLLSSLMFANLKEISKTEISKIEQLELLKRNDIKVLKAFDAGDLYILSIQVKGQKDEIFLTKDKNYVISGAVINAKTGSQLAIPVDLSITKDKEAFVYGNGKEEFILFTDPECMYCKKFESYLPQIKDKIKIKVFFYPLDFHENAKDLSLYILSQKTTQEKIDAMFEFNIGDDLSKVKNAKYSKNELKKLETKLIEHINIGQTLNVQGTPALFDKNGNSVIWVELLNRYGIEVK is encoded by the coding sequence ATGTATAAAATTTTGGTAGCTTGTTTATTATTATCAAGTTTAATGTTTGCGAATCTAAAAGAGATTTCAAAAACTGAAATATCAAAAATAGAACAACTAGAACTTTTAAAAAGAAATGATATAAAAGTTTTAAAAGCTTTTGATGCTGGAGATTTATATATCTTAAGTATCCAAGTAAAAGGTCAAAAAGATGAAATATTTTTAACAAAAGATAAAAACTACGTAATCTCTGGTGCAGTTATCAATGCTAAAACAGGTTCTCAATTAGCTATTCCTGTAGATTTATCTATTACAAAAGATAAAGAGGCTTTTGTATATGGAAATGGAAAAGAAGAATTTATTTTATTTACAGATCCAGAATGTATGTACTGTAAAAAGTTTGAATCTTATTTACCACAAATAAAAGATAAAATAAAGATAAAAGTATTTTTTTATCCTCTAGACTTTCATGAAAATGCTAAAGATTTATCTTTATACATTTTAAGTCAAAAAACAACTCAAGAAAAAATAGATGCTATGTTTGAGTTTAATATTGGAGATGATTTAAGTAAAGTTAAAAATGCAAAATATTCAAAAAATGAGCTCAAAAAATTAGAGACTAAACTTATAGAACATATAAATATAGGACAAACTTTAAATGTTCAAGGAACTCCAGCATTATTTGATAAAAATGGAAATAGCGTTATTTGGGTTGAACTACTAAATAGATATGGAATTGAAGTAAAATAA
- a CDS encoding AEC family transporter — protein sequence MENIVLILVALFLGYILNRFGIMQRDGSVALNQFVLYVSYPAIVLLQIPKMHFSLDLMIPAIIAWIVMTLSAFLILFLSKIFNFSKEITGALMLVAVLTNSSFLGIPLLQTYLPGQEFMPYILVYDQLGTFLAFAIYGTFIVSLYTSKTRITFKLITFKVLTFPPFLCLIIALFLVGVEFHPAITKVLEIFAITTVPLALVAAGLQLQLKLPREDIKPFSVALVIKLIIAPLIAIVICKIFGWNNLASTVSILEAGMAPMITAGAIAAMAGLAPRLSSAIVGYGIIISFATTYIFNILIM from the coding sequence ATGGAAAATATAGTTTTAATCTTAGTAGCACTTTTTTTAGGATATATATTAAATCGTTTTGGAATAATGCAAAGAGATGGTTCTGTTGCTTTAAACCAATTTGTATTATATGTTTCATATCCAGCTATTGTCCTTTTGCAAATTCCCAAAATGCATTTCTCTCTAGATTTAATGATTCCAGCAATTATCGCATGGATTGTAATGACACTAAGTGCCTTTTTAATACTTTTCTTATCAAAAATATTTAACTTTAGTAAAGAGATAACAGGAGCATTAATGCTTGTTGCTGTTTTAACAAACAGCTCATTTTTAGGAATTCCTCTACTACAAACATATTTACCTGGCCAAGAATTTATGCCATATATACTTGTATATGATCAATTAGGAACATTCTTGGCTTTTGCAATATATGGAACTTTTATTGTTTCATTATATACAAGTAAGACAAGAATAACTTTTAAATTAATAACTTTTAAAGTTTTAACGTTCCCACCATTTTTATGTCTTATTATTGCTTTATTTCTAGTAGGAGTTGAATTCCATCCAGCGATTACAAAAGTATTAGAAATTTTTGCAATTACAACTGTACCTTTAGCACTTGTTGCAGCTGGTCTTCAACTACAATTAAAATTACCAAGAGAAGATATAAAACCTTTTAGTGTTGCTTTAGTTATTAAACTTATTATTGCTCCATTAATTGCTATTGTTATCTGTAAAATATTCGGATGGAACAATCTAGCTTCTACAGTATCAATACTTGAAGCAGGAATGGCTCCTATGATAACTGCTGGGGCAATAGCTGCTATGGCTGGACTTGCACCAAGACTAAGTTCAGCAATTGTTGGTTACGGAATAATAATATCTTTTGCCACAACTTATATATTCAATATTCTTATAATGTAA